From Streptomyces fungicidicus, one genomic window encodes:
- a CDS encoding DUF397 domain-containing protein → MKATSDLSTATWRKSSYSDGGANNCVEVADGHADHVPVRDSKVPHGPVLVFGAASWTSFVMELGSRRR, encoded by the coding sequence ATGAAGGCCACCTCCGACCTCAGCACGGCGACCTGGCGCAAGTCGAGCTACAGCGACGGCGGGGCGAACAACTGCGTCGAGGTGGCCGACGGCCACGCCGACCACGTCCCCGTGCGGGACAGCAAGGTCCCGCACGGCCCCGTGCTCGTCTTCGGCGCGGCCTCGTGGACGTCCTTCGTCATGGAGCTCGGCAGCCGCCGACGGTAG
- a CDS encoding ABC transporter permease — protein MTLTTGTPAAVTAVPRASGAAVIALARFETRRLLLRAPVLAAFAVYIGWTVWRTRTSWDGFPALQDADRATQGGPLLVGLAVLFCANHAVLRSRRHDTDRHLDVLVVQPWRRTVAHLLSVAAAALLTGVCVAGQFTWEALKPGAVGHGSPGELLAGPLSVLVLGTIGVLLARLLTSPFAAPLLIVLLFFLHTVATAPDNGRTVRWLVLTVGENTATTLPSDLLGRPAGWHALYLTGLALTAALLAVLVSGGARLRTVRAGVVGAVALTLVGAVAQGQGVSRETTEARVRASAAPEKEQKCAERDGTTYCVFPEWTARTDDWAEAVAGVRSLAGGTERDRPLLVRQRIEARYGLDGDAAIAPATRPGQVTVGTAWGGNRVPEFTAAVAGVLVAGTEAKAGAMCDGRMVTVMWMALAGRPDPVADLRRVRLDDSDRGSAIVLSQTEPLQMTAAQTELVRELLRRPEREVAAKVKAEWAGLTAPKVTSDQVAALLGLDEPEEKDECL, from the coding sequence GTGACCCTCACGACCGGGACCCCGGCCGCGGTGACCGCGGTGCCCCGCGCCTCAGGGGCGGCCGTGATCGCCCTGGCCCGCTTCGAGACCCGCCGGCTGCTGCTGCGGGCGCCGGTGCTCGCCGCCTTCGCCGTGTACATCGGCTGGACGGTGTGGAGGACCCGCACCTCCTGGGACGGCTTCCCCGCGCTGCAGGACGCCGACCGCGCCACCCAGGGCGGCCCGCTGCTCGTCGGCCTCGCGGTGCTGTTCTGCGCCAACCACGCCGTGCTGCGCTCCCGGCGGCACGACACCGACCGGCACCTCGACGTGCTGGTGGTCCAGCCCTGGCGACGCACGGTCGCGCACCTGCTGTCGGTCGCCGCGGCGGCGCTGCTCACCGGGGTGTGCGTGGCGGGCCAGTTCACCTGGGAGGCGCTCAAGCCGGGCGCCGTCGGGCACGGCTCGCCGGGCGAACTGCTGGCCGGGCCGCTGTCCGTGCTGGTGCTCGGGACGATCGGTGTGCTGCTGGCCAGGCTGCTGACCTCCCCGTTCGCGGCCCCGCTGCTGATCGTCCTGCTCTTCTTCCTCCACACGGTGGCCACGGCCCCCGACAACGGGCGGACCGTGCGGTGGCTGGTGCTGACGGTCGGTGAGAACACCGCCACCACCCTGCCGTCCGACCTGCTGGGCCGCCCCGCCGGCTGGCACGCCCTCTACCTCACCGGCCTGGCGCTGACCGCCGCCCTGCTCGCGGTGCTGGTCTCCGGGGGCGCCCGTCTGCGGACCGTGCGGGCGGGCGTCGTCGGCGCGGTGGCGCTGACCCTGGTGGGCGCGGTGGCGCAGGGCCAGGGCGTGTCCCGGGAGACGACCGAGGCGCGCGTCCGGGCCTCCGCCGCCCCCGAGAAGGAGCAGAAGTGCGCCGAACGGGACGGCACGACGTACTGCGTCTTCCCGGAGTGGACGGCCCGCACCGACGACTGGGCGGAGGCCGTCGCCGGCGTGCGCTCCCTCGCGGGCGGCACCGAGCGGGACCGGCCGCTCCTCGTACGGCAGCGGATCGAGGCACGGTACGGCCTGGACGGCGACGCGGCGATCGCCCCGGCCACCCGGCCCGGCCAGGTGACCGTCGGCACGGCCTGGGGCGGCAACCGCGTCCCGGAGTTCACCGCCGCCGTGGCCGGGGTGCTGGTCGCGGGCACCGAGGCGAAGGCGGGCGCGATGTGCGACGGCCGCATGGTCACCGTCATGTGGATGGCGCTCGCCGGCCGGCCCGACCCCGTGGCCGACCTGCGCCGGGTGCGGCTGGACGACAGCGACCGGGGCTCGGCGATCGTCCTCTCGCAGACGGAACCGCTGCAGATGACCGCCGCCCAGACGGAACTGGTGCGCGAGCTGCTGCGCCGCCCGGAGCGGGAGGTCGCCGCGAAGGTGAAGGCCGAGTGGGCGGGGCTGACCGCCCCGAAGGTGACGTCGGACCAGGTCGCCGCGCTGCTGGGCCTGGACGAGCCGGAGGAGAAGGACGAGTGTCTGTGA
- the mshD gene encoding mycothiol synthase, translating into MTSDDFARTGRPRSLQTYAALDEEQTGAVLALLAEAALTDGQQAVSEQGRLQLRGGEREGISHLLLSVDDELVGYAQLEDTDPVEPPAAELVVHPSYRGNGHGRALGSALLAASGKRLRVWAHGGHSAARHLAQVLGLTLFRELRQMRRPLEGMDLPDPVLPQGVTVRTFVPGRDETAWLALNAAAFAHHPEQGSLSRRDLDDRMAESWFDPEGFFLAEAADTGRLLGFHWTKEHAAERLGEVYVLGVSPDAQGGGLGKSLTTIGLRHLAGRGLPTAMLYVDADNKAAVSVYERLGFVTHETDLMYRTET; encoded by the coding sequence ATGACCAGCGACGACTTCGCACGGACCGGCCGACCCCGCTCGCTCCAGACCTACGCCGCGCTCGACGAGGAGCAGACCGGGGCGGTCCTCGCCCTGCTCGCCGAGGCCGCCCTGACCGACGGCCAGCAGGCGGTGTCCGAGCAGGGGCGGCTGCAGCTGCGCGGCGGGGAGCGGGAGGGGATCTCGCATCTGCTGCTCTCCGTCGACGACGAGCTCGTCGGGTACGCCCAGTTGGAGGACACCGATCCGGTGGAGCCGCCGGCCGCCGAGCTGGTGGTGCACCCCTCCTACCGGGGGAACGGGCACGGCCGGGCGCTCGGTTCGGCGCTGCTCGCCGCCTCCGGGAAGCGGCTGCGGGTGTGGGCGCACGGCGGCCACTCCGCCGCCCGCCATCTCGCCCAGGTCCTCGGGCTGACGCTGTTCCGGGAACTGCGGCAGATGCGGCGGCCGTTGGAGGGGATGGACCTGCCCGACCCGGTGCTGCCCCAGGGCGTGACCGTACGCACCTTCGTGCCCGGCCGGGACGAGACGGCGTGGCTGGCGCTGAACGCCGCCGCCTTCGCCCACCACCCCGAGCAGGGCTCCCTCAGCCGACGCGACCTCGACGACCGCATGGCCGAGTCGTGGTTCGACCCCGAGGGGTTCTTCCTCGCCGAGGCGGCGGACACCGGCCGGCTCCTCGGCTTCCACTGGACCAAGGAACACGCCGCCGAACGCCTGGGCGAGGTGTACGTCCTCGGGGTGAGCCCCGACGCCCAGGGCGGCGGCCTCGGCAAGTCCCTCACCACGATCGGGCTGCGGCACCTCGCGGGCCGGGGCCTGCCGACGGCCATGCTCTACGTCGACGCCGACAACAAGGCGGCGGTATCCGTCTACGAGCGGCTGGGCTTCGTCACGCACGAGACGGACCTGATGTACCGGACGGAGACCTGA
- a CDS encoding bifunctional metallophosphatase/5'-nucleotidase gives MPATSPAHHQRRRRRTNRLLATAAGVLTAGALAAAALPGSASAGENHGDKGKSHHPGRYQDVQLLSFNDLHGNLEPPSGSSGRVTELQPDGTTKTVDAGGVEYLATHLREAREGNRYSVTAAGGDMVGASPLISGLFHDEPTIEALNKLDLDVTSVGNHEFDEGAAELGRLQNGGCHPTEGCYTDEEFQGADFPYLAANVLDEKTKRPVLKPYWVWKKQGVKVGFIGVTLEGTPNIVSAEGVRGLAFKDEVETINKYAKELQRQGVKSIVALIHEGGFPASSSYNYDCDSPGAGDGISGPIADIAKNVSPQVDALVTGHTHNAYVCTIPDPAGKPRMVTSAASFGRLYTDTTLTYDRATGDIARTAVKSANHVVTRDVPKAPDMTRLIDKWNTLAAPIGSRPIGYISGDIVRDGTESPLGDLIADAQLAHGRSLDAETDLALMNPGGIRASLTYAAAAGEGDGVVTFAEGFTVQPFANTVNLQDFTGAQVIQALKEQVSGPNAAAPKILQISSGLTYTLDLTKTGADRVVTDSIRLNGSAIDPAATYRVATNSFLAGGGDGFPTLGEGTNDLVGLDDLAALEQYLTANSTATSPIAPPKADRITIVS, from the coding sequence ATGCCAGCCACATCCCCGGCGCACCACCAGCGCCGCAGACGCCGCACCAACCGTCTCCTCGCGACCGCCGCCGGTGTGCTCACCGCCGGCGCGCTGGCCGCCGCCGCCCTGCCCGGGTCGGCGAGCGCGGGCGAGAACCACGGCGACAAGGGCAAGTCCCACCACCCCGGCCGCTACCAGGACGTGCAACTGCTGTCCTTCAACGACCTGCACGGCAACCTGGAGCCCCCGTCCGGCTCCTCCGGCCGGGTCACCGAACTCCAGCCCGACGGCACGACGAAGACCGTCGACGCGGGCGGCGTGGAGTACCTCGCCACCCATCTGCGCGAGGCGCGCGAGGGCAACCGCTACTCCGTCACCGCCGCCGGCGGCGACATGGTCGGAGCGTCCCCGCTCATCTCGGGCCTCTTCCACGACGAGCCCACCATCGAGGCGCTGAACAAGCTCGACCTCGACGTGACGAGCGTCGGCAACCACGAGTTCGACGAGGGCGCGGCCGAGCTGGGACGCCTCCAGAACGGCGGCTGCCACCCCACCGAGGGCTGCTACACCGACGAGGAGTTCCAGGGCGCCGACTTCCCGTACCTCGCGGCGAACGTCCTGGACGAGAAGACCAAGAGGCCCGTCCTCAAGCCCTACTGGGTGTGGAAGAAGCAGGGCGTCAAGGTCGGCTTCATCGGCGTGACCCTCGAGGGCACCCCGAACATCGTCTCCGCGGAGGGCGTGAGGGGCCTCGCCTTCAAGGACGAGGTCGAGACGATCAACAAGTACGCCAAGGAGCTCCAGCGCCAGGGCGTGAAGTCGATCGTCGCGCTGATCCACGAGGGCGGCTTCCCGGCGTCCTCCTCGTACAACTACGACTGCGACTCCCCGGGCGCCGGCGACGGCATCTCCGGCCCGATCGCGGACATCGCGAAGAACGTCTCGCCGCAGGTGGACGCGCTGGTCACCGGTCACACCCACAACGCGTACGTGTGCACGATCCCCGACCCGGCGGGCAAGCCCCGCATGGTCACCTCGGCCGCGTCCTTCGGCCGCCTCTACACGGACACCACGCTGACCTACGACCGCGCCACGGGTGACATCGCCCGTACGGCCGTGAAGTCCGCGAACCACGTCGTCACCCGGGACGTCCCGAAGGCCCCGGACATGACCCGCCTGATCGACAAGTGGAACACCCTGGCCGCTCCGATCGGCAGCCGCCCGATCGGCTACATCTCCGGCGACATCGTCCGCGACGGCACGGAGTCCCCGCTCGGCGACCTCATCGCCGACGCCCAGCTGGCGCACGGCAGGTCGCTGGACGCGGAGACCGACCTGGCGCTGATGAACCCCGGCGGCATCCGCGCCTCCCTCACCTACGCGGCCGCGGCCGGCGAGGGCGACGGCGTGGTGACCTTCGCCGAGGGCTTCACCGTCCAGCCCTTCGCCAACACGGTCAACCTCCAGGACTTCACCGGCGCGCAGGTCATCCAGGCGCTGAAGGAGCAGGTCAGCGGCCCGAACGCGGCGGCCCCGAAGATCCTGCAGATCTCCTCCGGCCTGACCTACACCCTGGATCTGACGAAGACGGGCGCGGACCGCGTGGTCACGGACTCGATCAGGCTGAACGGCTCCGCGATCGACCCGGCCGCCACCTACCGCGTCGCGACGAACAGCTTCCTCGCGGGCGGCGGCGACGGCTTCCCGACCCTGGGCGAGGGCACGAACGACCTGGTCGGACTCGACGACCTGGCGGCCCTCGAGCAGTACCTGACCGCCAACTCCACGGCCACCTCCCCGATCGCCCCGCCGAAGGCGGACCGCATCACGATCGTGAGCTGA
- a CDS encoding helix-turn-helix domain-containing protein: MIESAEGQRESGRAVLGRTLKFLRDKEGRSLGRLADETGYDKSYLSRLESGQRLSKVTVMEDLDTYYGSDGLLVSLWKIARYEAFKNKYQAYMRLEATARALWVYTPDVPGLLQTEEFAREVLSGPRATQQEAEAVDEQVAARLGRQLLLGRSPVPGVRFIVDESGLRRPSASAVTWENQMVHVEAMAQWPNIVVQVLPFSAGVHPLVAKGSLTLLWQGDGSAVAYTEGDSSGLLMEDPEDVLRHRLSYDQLRDLALSPSDSLRFIRDVLKELRS, translated from the coding sequence GTGATCGAATCGGCGGAAGGACAGCGAGAGTCGGGACGCGCCGTCCTCGGGCGGACCCTGAAGTTCCTCCGGGACAAAGAGGGGAGGTCCCTCGGTCGGCTGGCCGACGAGACTGGGTACGACAAGAGCTACCTGAGCCGCCTGGAGTCGGGCCAACGACTCTCCAAGGTGACGGTGATGGAGGACTTGGACACCTACTACGGATCCGACGGCCTGCTGGTTAGCCTGTGGAAGATTGCGCGGTACGAGGCGTTCAAGAACAAGTACCAGGCGTACATGCGACTTGAGGCGACGGCTCGGGCCCTGTGGGTGTACACACCGGATGTCCCGGGGCTGCTGCAGACCGAGGAGTTCGCCCGGGAGGTGTTGTCAGGACCTCGGGCAACGCAACAGGAAGCCGAAGCCGTCGACGAACAGGTGGCCGCCCGTCTGGGACGGCAGCTTCTGTTGGGCAGGTCTCCAGTGCCTGGCGTCCGCTTCATCGTCGACGAGTCGGGGCTCCGTCGGCCTTCTGCCAGCGCGGTGACCTGGGAGAACCAGATGGTGCACGTCGAGGCCATGGCGCAGTGGCCCAATATCGTGGTTCAGGTGCTGCCGTTCTCAGCCGGAGTCCACCCCCTCGTGGCCAAGGGATCGCTGACCCTCCTCTGGCAGGGGGACGGCAGTGCCGTCGCCTACACCGAGGGAGACAGCAGCGGCCTGCTGATGGAAGATCCGGAGGACGTTCTGAGACACCGCTTGTCCTACGATCAGCTCCGCGATCTGGCACTGTCTCCGTCAGACTCACTGAGGTTCATCAGGGACGTACTCAAGGAGCTCCGATCATGA
- a CDS encoding DUF1737 domain-containing protein: MSTPPDGLPVYRVLTGPDDAAFCRRVSEALALGYRLHEGPSVTFDGERVIVAQAVVWGDMGD, translated from the coding sequence ATGTCGACACCACCGGACGGGCTGCCCGTCTACCGCGTACTGACCGGGCCCGACGACGCCGCGTTCTGCCGCCGGGTGAGCGAGGCCCTGGCGCTGGGGTACCGCCTGCACGAGGGGCCGTCGGTGACGTTCGACGGGGAGCGGGTGATCGTCGCTCAGGCGGTGGTGTGGGGCGACATGGGGGATTGA
- a CDS encoding ABC transporter, with protein MSVRPVAVELLRPVARTMPWRAVGAAGVLGLLLAAAPRLTGDQADGWYALTVLRASALAFALGAAFALDDPARHTTAAVPTRRAVRHGLRVLLVVPVAAVWWTAALLLVPAPVRPPVAGITVEAATALALALAGAALAVHRGDGARPGRAVAGGLLAGAVLGPLFAPGHWALFVPPDDERWAAAHDRWAVLLCAAVAVAVVCATEPRRRLGRRGLRSPSGTSGPSRA; from the coding sequence GTGTCTGTGAGGCCCGTGGCCGTGGAGCTCCTGCGACCGGTGGCGCGGACCATGCCCTGGAGAGCCGTCGGGGCCGCGGGCGTCCTGGGCCTGCTGCTCGCCGCCGCCCCGCGGCTGACCGGCGATCAGGCGGACGGCTGGTACGCGCTGACCGTGCTGCGGGCCTCCGCCCTGGCCTTCGCGCTGGGCGCGGCCTTCGCGCTGGACGACCCGGCCCGGCACACCACCGCCGCGGTGCCCACCCGGCGGGCCGTCCGCCACGGACTGCGGGTCCTCCTGGTGGTGCCGGTCGCCGCAGTGTGGTGGACCGCCGCGCTGCTCCTGGTGCCCGCCCCCGTACGCCCCCCGGTCGCCGGGATCACCGTCGAGGCGGCGACGGCCCTCGCCCTCGCCCTCGCCGGGGCGGCGCTGGCGGTGCACCGCGGGGACGGCGCCCGGCCGGGCCGGGCGGTCGCCGGAGGTCTCCTCGCCGGGGCGGTCCTGGGTCCCCTGTTCGCCCCCGGGCACTGGGCCCTGTTCGTCCCCCCGGACGACGAGCGGTGGGCGGCGGCGCACGACCGCTGGGCGGTGCTGCTGTGCGCGGCGGTGGCGGTGGCGGTGGTGTGCGCCACGGAACCGCGGCGCCGCCTCGGCCGGCGGGGGCTCAGGTCTCCGTCCGGTACATCAGGTCCGTCTCGTGCGTGA